A region from the Mycobacterium heidelbergense genome encodes:
- a CDS encoding type I polyketide synthase, whose amino-acid sequence MTSLAERAAQMSPKAREVLARELVRAGTVFPTEVAEPIAVIGIGCRLPGKVTGPESFWQLLVDGRDAVGDVPPDRWDGDAFYDPDPQAPGRMTTKWGGFLDDVAGFDADFFGITPREAVAMDPQQRILLEVAWEALEHAGVAPDSLSGSRTSAIMGVSAWDYTILNLERNTEIDAYMSTGNPHSAAVGRISYLLGLRGPAVAVDTACSSSLVAIHLACQNLRLRESDVALAGGVHLSLSPFTSIALSKWSALSPTGRCKTFDALADGFVRGEGCGVVVLKRLADALADGDRVLGVVRGSAINQDGRSNGMTAPNAAAQRDVIAAALRMADAPADSVHYIETHGTGTILGDPIEFEALAATYGGGAGRCALGSVKTNIGHLEASAGVTGFIKAILSVNRSYIPPNLHFTRWNPAIDASSTRLFVPTEGTAWPADGPRRAAVSSFGLSGTNAHVVIEQAPDPAPAAPPAAAPVFTLVVSGKTPRRLASTAAALADWLAGPGAAVPLADTVHTLNHRRARHTWLGTVVARDHAAAAAGLRALATGTPAPGVLGPTETIKAGPGTVFVYSGQGAQWAGMGRRLLADEPAFAAAVAELEPEFVAQTGFSLRQTLADGSPVTGIDRIQPLLVAIQLALTALWRHYGVTPDAVIGHSMGEVSAAVVSGALTPAEGLRVIATRSKLMARLSGQGAMALLELDAPAVEALITDHPDVTLAVHASPSQSVIAGPPDQVDAVIAELAARNLLARRIEVDVASHHPIIDPILPQLRSALADLAPKAPTIPMITTTMECPAPLLDADYWAANLRNPVRFHQAITHARSGADAPHHTFIEISPHPLLTHAIDDTLGEAGAHTLGTLQRDTDDTVTFHAQLAAVGHADTTEGRLADVPVTPWEHTHYWIADRSGVANSVAAHPLLGVHIEVPSSRDHVWQADVGTAVSPWLADHKVFGQATMPGAGFAEIALAAASEALGVPAHAVSVNQLEVERMLTLNDHTQLTTQLTRGADDKIRIEIYSRSTGNDWTRHASAKVEAKAEVRTPETVEASAERPAPTGAGETAVSPAEVYAALRQAGQFHGPAFAALTAIHRLPGGAVETEIVLPDESPWHSGFRLHPVLLDAALQSLAAAIPDDELAGSAEASYLPVSFESVRVYGNPGRRARCRAQLSGLDDGGAGKLGRIVLTDDAGTVTAEISDIYVRRVERRSVPLPLSQKIFDTDWVSRPVAAGQTGAPGSWLVLTDRQTAPPLEEADRFVAGWRSPANRVVTADLHDESAVLAAFAEAADDPERPPVGVVIFAAANPDVTGAGIDRARESAWAVSTVVRAIVGGWHGRSPRLWLVTRGGLALHGEAGQPGIGALKGLVRVLAYEHPELRTTLVDLDVAAEPVAALNAELRAPVSDVIDDVVAWRGGQRYAERLTRATLDEPAREAVRAGASYIVTGGLGGLGLVVARWLADSGAGRIVLNGRSEPSAEQRAVLAELERTTEIVVVSGDVASEGVADSLVAAAGPANLRGVLHAAAVLDDSLVFSMTKDSMERVWAPKVIGALRMHEASIGCELDWWLGFSSTSSLLGGPGQASYACASAWLDALIDWRRASGLPAAVINWGPWAEVGLARTLTGGPLDPITPAEGVAALEPLLAAGRGHTGVARLRPDRALIAFPEIRNLGYFAGVVAELDAAGDGGDWAGPEALRGLDPGEAESAIANRLHARITAVMGYAERSAVDADLPLVELGMDSLMAVRIRNSARADFGAEPPVALLLQGATLNDLTAELLRQLGLTGEAQAHQQEGAVRDRAQQRAAARQQAAQRRKRGR is encoded by the coding sequence ATGACGAGTCTTGCCGAACGCGCGGCACAGATGTCACCCAAGGCGCGCGAGGTGCTCGCGCGTGAGCTCGTCCGCGCGGGCACGGTTTTCCCGACCGAGGTCGCCGAACCCATAGCGGTGATCGGGATCGGCTGCCGGCTGCCCGGGAAAGTGACCGGGCCGGAAAGCTTTTGGCAGCTGCTGGTCGACGGCCGCGACGCCGTCGGCGACGTGCCACCCGACCGGTGGGACGGGGACGCGTTCTACGACCCCGATCCACAGGCACCGGGGCGGATGACGACCAAGTGGGGGGGTTTTCTCGACGACGTCGCCGGGTTCGATGCCGACTTCTTCGGCATCACCCCGCGCGAAGCGGTGGCGATGGACCCCCAGCAGCGGATCCTGCTCGAGGTCGCCTGGGAGGCGCTCGAACACGCCGGCGTCGCGCCGGATTCGCTGAGCGGCAGCCGGACCTCCGCGATCATGGGGGTGTCGGCGTGGGACTACACGATCCTCAACCTCGAACGCAACACCGAGATCGACGCCTACATGAGCACCGGAAATCCGCACAGCGCCGCGGTGGGGCGCATCTCCTACCTGTTGGGCCTTCGTGGCCCGGCGGTGGCCGTGGACACCGCGTGTTCGTCGTCGTTGGTGGCCATCCATCTGGCCTGCCAAAACCTGAGGCTGCGGGAAAGCGACGTGGCCCTGGCCGGTGGCGTGCACCTCTCGCTGTCACCGTTCACCAGCATCGCGTTGTCCAAGTGGTCGGCCCTGTCGCCGACGGGCCGGTGCAAGACCTTCGACGCCCTGGCCGACGGGTTCGTGCGCGGCGAGGGCTGCGGGGTGGTGGTGCTCAAGCGGTTGGCCGACGCCCTGGCCGACGGCGATCGGGTGCTGGGTGTGGTCCGCGGTTCGGCGATCAATCAGGACGGCCGGTCCAACGGCATGACCGCCCCGAACGCGGCCGCGCAGCGTGACGTCATCGCCGCCGCGCTGCGGATGGCCGACGCCCCCGCGGACAGCGTGCACTACATCGAAACCCACGGCACCGGAACCATTCTGGGCGACCCGATCGAGTTCGAGGCGCTCGCGGCCACCTACGGCGGCGGTGCGGGCCGCTGCGCGCTGGGCTCGGTCAAGACCAACATCGGGCACCTGGAGGCTTCGGCCGGCGTCACCGGATTCATCAAGGCGATCCTGTCGGTGAATCGGTCCTACATCCCGCCCAATCTGCACTTCACCCGGTGGAATCCGGCCATCGACGCGTCGTCGACGCGCCTGTTCGTGCCGACCGAGGGCACCGCGTGGCCCGCCGACGGCCCCCGCCGCGCGGCCGTGTCGTCCTTCGGCCTCAGCGGGACCAACGCCCACGTGGTGATCGAGCAGGCGCCCGACCCGGCGCCGGCGGCACCGCCCGCCGCGGCACCGGTGTTCACGCTGGTGGTGTCGGGCAAGACGCCGCGGCGGCTGGCGTCGACGGCCGCCGCGCTGGCCGACTGGCTCGCCGGCCCCGGGGCCGCGGTGCCGCTGGCCGACACCGTGCACACCCTGAACCACCGACGGGCCCGCCACACCTGGCTGGGCACCGTCGTCGCACGCGACCACGCCGCCGCGGCGGCGGGCCTGCGCGCGTTGGCCACCGGCACCCCGGCGCCCGGCGTGCTGGGCCCCACGGAAACCATCAAGGCCGGCCCCGGCACGGTGTTCGTCTACTCCGGCCAGGGCGCGCAATGGGCCGGCATGGGCCGCCGGCTGTTGGCCGACGAACCCGCCTTCGCCGCCGCCGTCGCCGAGCTGGAACCCGAATTCGTTGCGCAGACCGGATTTTCGCTGCGTCAGACCCTGGCCGACGGCAGTCCGGTCACCGGCATCGACAGGATCCAGCCCCTGCTGGTGGCCATCCAGCTGGCGCTGACCGCGCTGTGGCGCCACTACGGCGTGACGCCCGACGCGGTCATCGGGCACTCCATGGGCGAGGTGTCCGCGGCGGTGGTGTCCGGCGCGCTGACCCCCGCCGAAGGCCTGCGGGTGATCGCCACCCGTTCCAAGCTGATGGCGCGGCTGTCCGGCCAGGGCGCGATGGCCCTGCTCGAACTCGACGCCCCCGCCGTCGAGGCGCTGATCACCGACCACCCGGACGTCACGCTCGCCGTACACGCCTCACCGAGCCAATCGGTGATCGCGGGCCCACCCGACCAGGTGGACGCGGTGATCGCCGAGCTGGCCGCCCGCAATCTGCTCGCCCGGCGCATCGAGGTCGACGTGGCCTCCCATCACCCGATCATCGACCCGATACTGCCGCAACTGCGTTCGGCCCTGGCCGATCTGGCGCCCAAGGCGCCGACCATTCCGATGATCACCACCACGATGGAGTGCCCCGCACCGCTCCTGGACGCCGACTACTGGGCGGCCAACCTGCGCAACCCGGTGCGTTTCCACCAGGCCATCACCCACGCCCGCAGCGGCGCCGACGCGCCCCACCACACCTTCATCGAGATCAGCCCGCACCCATTGCTGACTCATGCGATCGACGACACCCTGGGCGAGGCCGGCGCACACACCCTCGGCACCCTGCAGCGCGACACCGACGACACCGTCACCTTCCACGCGCAGCTCGCCGCCGTGGGACACGCGGACACCACCGAAGGTCGACTGGCCGACGTCCCGGTCACCCCGTGGGAGCACACCCACTACTGGATCGCCGACCGATCGGGGGTGGCGAATTCCGTTGCCGCCCACCCGTTGCTCGGCGTGCACATCGAAGTTCCGTCCAGCCGGGACCACGTCTGGCAGGCCGATGTCGGCACCGCGGTGTCCCCCTGGCTCGCCGACCACAAGGTGTTCGGCCAGGCGACCATGCCCGGCGCCGGCTTCGCCGAAATCGCCTTGGCCGCGGCCAGCGAGGCGTTGGGCGTGCCGGCCCACGCGGTGTCGGTCAACCAGCTCGAAGTCGAGCGGATGCTCACCCTGAACGACCACACGCAGCTGACCACCCAGCTGACCCGCGGCGCCGACGACAAGATCCGGATCGAAATCTATTCCCGCTCAACCGGCAACGACTGGACCCGGCATGCTTCTGCCAAAGTGGAAGCCAAGGCCGAGGTGCGGACGCCGGAGACCGTCGAAGCGTCCGCCGAACGGCCCGCACCCACCGGCGCCGGCGAGACCGCCGTCAGCCCGGCGGAGGTGTACGCCGCGCTGCGGCAGGCCGGTCAATTCCACGGCCCCGCGTTCGCCGCCTTGACGGCGATCCACCGGCTGCCCGGCGGTGCCGTCGAGACCGAGATCGTCCTTCCCGACGAGTCGCCGTGGCACAGCGGCTTTCGGCTCCATCCGGTCCTGCTGGACGCGGCCCTGCAGAGCCTGGCGGCCGCGATACCCGACGACGAACTCGCCGGATCCGCCGAAGCCAGCTATCTCCCGGTGTCCTTCGAGTCGGTGCGGGTGTACGGCAACCCCGGCCGGCGGGCCCGCTGCCGGGCCCAGCTGTCCGGCCTCGACGATGGCGGCGCGGGAAAGCTCGGCAGAATCGTGTTGACCGATGACGCCGGGACCGTGACGGCGGAGATCAGCGACATCTATGTGCGGCGCGTCGAACGGCGCAGCGTGCCACTTCCCCTGTCGCAGAAGATCTTCGACACCGACTGGGTTTCCCGGCCCGTTGCCGCCGGCCAGACCGGGGCCCCCGGCAGCTGGCTCGTGCTCACCGACCGGCAAACAGCCCCGCCCTTGGAAGAGGCCGACCGGTTCGTCGCGGGGTGGCGGTCACCGGCAAACCGGGTGGTCACCGCCGACCTGCACGACGAGTCCGCCGTGCTCGCCGCATTCGCCGAAGCCGCGGACGATCCGGAACGCCCACCGGTCGGCGTCGTCATCTTCGCCGCGGCCAACCCGGACGTCACCGGCGCCGGCATCGACCGGGCACGGGAATCGGCCTGGGCGGTCTCCACGGTCGTTCGCGCGATCGTCGGCGGCTGGCACGGCCGGTCACCGCGGCTGTGGCTGGTCACCAGGGGCGGGCTCGCGCTGCACGGCGAAGCCGGCCAGCCCGGGATAGGCGCCCTGAAAGGTTTGGTGCGGGTGTTGGCCTACGAGCACCCCGAGCTGCGCACCACGCTGGTCGACCTCGACGTCGCCGCCGAGCCGGTGGCCGCGCTGAACGCCGAACTGCGAGCGCCGGTTTCGGACGTCATCGACGACGTGGTCGCCTGGCGCGGCGGGCAGCGATACGCCGAGCGGCTGACCCGGGCCACCCTCGACGAGCCGGCCCGCGAGGCCGTCCGCGCTGGAGCGTCCTACATCGTCACCGGCGGCCTCGGCGGCCTCGGGTTGGTGGTCGCGCGCTGGCTGGCGGACAGCGGCGCGGGCCGCATCGTCCTCAACGGCCGCAGCGAACCCTCGGCCGAGCAGCGCGCCGTGTTGGCCGAACTGGAGCGCACCACCGAAATCGTCGTGGTCTCCGGCGATGTCGCTTCGGAGGGCGTGGCGGACTCGCTGGTCGCGGCCGCCGGCCCGGCGAACCTGCGCGGCGTCCTGCACGCGGCGGCGGTACTCGACGACAGCTTGGTGTTCTCCATGACCAAGGACAGCATGGAGCGCGTGTGGGCGCCCAAGGTGATCGGCGCCCTGCGGATGCACGAAGCCAGCATCGGATGCGAATTGGACTGGTGGCTTGGATTTTCCTCCACCTCGTCCCTGCTGGGCGGTCCGGGACAGGCCTCCTACGCATGCGCGAGCGCCTGGCTGGACGCCCTGATCGATTGGCGCCGGGCCTCGGGACTGCCGGCGGCGGTGATCAATTGGGGGCCGTGGGCCGAGGTCGGCCTGGCCCGCACCTTGACCGGCGGGCCGCTGGATCCCATCACCCCGGCCGAGGGTGTCGCGGCGCTGGAGCCATTGCTGGCCGCCGGTCGCGGCCACACCGGCGTCGCCCGGCTGCGTCCCGACCGGGCGCTGATCGCGTTCCCCGAGATCCGCAACCTCGGCTACTTCGCCGGCGTGGTCGCGGAACTCGACGCCGCCGGTGACGGCGGCGACTGGGCCGGACCCGAGGCGCTGCGCGGCCTCGATCCCGGCGAGGCGGAATCGGCGATCGCCAACCGGCTGCACGCGCGCATCACGGCGGTCATGGGCTACGCGGAACGATCGGCCGTCGACGCGGATCTGCCACTGGTCGAGTTGGGCATGGATTCCCTTATGGCGGTGCGTATCCGCAACTCCGCACGGGCGGATTTCGGCGCCGAGCCGCCGGTCGCGCTGCTGCTGCAAGGCGCGACCCTCAACGATCTCACGGCCGAGCTGCTACGCCAGCTCGGGCTAACCGGGGAAGCGCAGGCGCACCAGCAGGAAGGCGCTGTTCGCGACCGGGCACAACAGCGCGCGGCGGCGCGCCAACAAGCCGCACAGCGGCGGAAGCGAGGACGCTAG
- a CDS encoding type I polyketide synthase, which translates to MSTNAGSYPEALPDNAIAVVGMAGRFPGANNVSDFWDNLRRGEESIVTLSEEDLRAAGISDEVLANPGYVRRAPVVDGFDEFDAEFFGFPPQLARKLDPQHRLFLQCAWHALEDAGCDPARFDGSIGVFGTSSPSGYLMHNLASHHGHGAFMATGLDFEQFNLFLQNDKDFLATRVSHQFDLRGPSISVQTACSSSLVAIHLACQSLLSGECDMALAGGSSLAIPHRVGYWNSPGAMVSAAGHCRPFDVRADGTVFGSGAAIVALKPLQAAIDAGDRIHAVIRGSAINNDGSMKMGYAAPNPAAQADVIAEAHAVAGIDASTVSYVETHGTGTALGDPIEVQGLKSAFAVSQMTRVAPCVLGSVKSNIGHLEVAAGVVSLIKAVLCLKHKAIPATLHFTSPNPELHLDETPFTVQSEYGPWEWDGALRAGVSSFGVGGTNVHVVLEEAPVEAPPVPTAAKPDGPHVLLLSARTAAALEESRATLAATLAGPDGPDLADAAFTLSGRRKHGIAMAAVVHDREHAAKVLRAAEHDNVFVGESVSHGDADESAPTRVVFMFPGQGAQHVGMARGLYDTEPVFAEHFDTCVAGFRDAMGIDLKAEIFGDSTTDLERIDRSQPALFTVEYALAKLVDTYGVRAGAYVGYSTGEYVAATLAGIFDLETAIKTVALRARLMHESPPGAMVAVALGADEIAQYLSPGVELSAVNDPGNCVVAGPRDQIRAFSQRLGEHGIVARRVRATHAFHTSSMNPMLAEFQEFLSRQELRAPHTPLLSNLTGTWMSDAQATDPASWAQQISATVRFADELGVVLADPDRVLVEMGPGGSLTGSALRHPKWSGRHRAVRLMRHPVQNIDDRDAFLLGLGQLWAADVAVDFSPLTGSATSIVSLPGYPFARERHWIDPKPTVWAEAPADADGPATDGDAVSAAPVNGQSATEATLHRIWTQCLGVATLDRNANFFEMGGDSLIAIGISTSANNAGLGVTPQHLYEHPTVAGLAAALDAEFTGVGLTEPPGAEAHLPVPANIAGFFEHGVSETGRWRVPLIFRLAPGVTVEDVRSVLTALANHHDALRLQFVDRAGTWEQRITAPQEFQRLSSRTLPDDVAAEPAARRAAVLDVVAELVAQDDLTASFTAAYVAGGQHGSYLILSAHEIIADNASREILLLDLFTAFTQQLAGEEILLPPTGATWRDWSLRSGTLATHPAVLDTCDFWLRNSSAATLRLSDREITGQPRFSDLVRLPSALTVDETAGLDDVRRRLNVSMEEVLLAALSRTIAETVGDGVVSVDLEGAGRSVLRPDVDLRRTVGRFTTVYPAALQCAPDGALTDLLSAARDTVKSVPHYGVGYGLLRYVYAPTARLLAALGAPDIHLRYIGMIPQPPAVDAPVQLDSDAATPVREAIPGLGHAIELRVCRHSGVLHFDWWYDARRVPGARAEALAQRFPVALRALVRDANDAIPDGGDVGSQPVELALVDLSDA; encoded by the coding sequence ATGAGCACGAACGCGGGGTCTTACCCGGAGGCTCTGCCGGACAACGCAATCGCGGTGGTCGGCATGGCCGGTCGATTCCCGGGCGCCAACAACGTTTCGGATTTCTGGGACAACCTTCGGCGCGGCGAGGAGTCGATCGTCACCCTTTCCGAGGAAGACCTCAGGGCCGCGGGCATCAGCGATGAGGTGCTGGCGAATCCCGGGTATGTGCGGCGGGCGCCGGTGGTCGACGGATTCGACGAGTTCGACGCCGAGTTCTTCGGGTTCCCACCGCAGCTGGCCCGGAAGCTGGATCCGCAACACCGGTTGTTCCTGCAGTGCGCATGGCACGCGCTCGAGGACGCCGGCTGTGACCCCGCGCGGTTCGACGGCTCGATCGGCGTGTTCGGAACCAGCTCCCCCAGCGGCTATCTGATGCACAACCTGGCGTCGCACCACGGCCACGGCGCCTTCATGGCAACGGGACTCGACTTCGAGCAGTTCAACCTGTTCCTCCAGAACGACAAGGACTTTTTGGCGACGCGGGTATCGCATCAATTCGATCTGCGCGGGCCGAGCATTTCGGTTCAGACCGCGTGCTCGTCGTCGCTGGTTGCCATCCACTTGGCTTGCCAGAGCCTGCTGTCGGGGGAATGCGACATGGCGCTCGCCGGAGGGTCATCGCTGGCAATCCCGCACCGCGTCGGTTACTGGAACTCGCCGGGAGCGATGGTGTCGGCGGCCGGCCACTGCCGACCCTTCGACGTGCGGGCCGATGGCACCGTCTTCGGCAGCGGCGCGGCGATTGTGGCACTCAAGCCCCTGCAGGCCGCCATCGACGCCGGGGACCGGATTCACGCCGTCATCCGCGGGTCGGCGATCAACAACGACGGATCCATGAAAATGGGATACGCGGCCCCGAATCCGGCCGCGCAGGCCGACGTCATCGCGGAAGCCCACGCGGTGGCGGGCATCGACGCCTCGACCGTGAGTTATGTCGAGACGCATGGAACCGGCACGGCGCTGGGCGATCCCATCGAAGTCCAGGGCCTGAAGTCCGCGTTCGCCGTGTCTCAAATGACCCGTGTGGCTCCTTGTGTTCTGGGGTCCGTCAAGTCGAACATCGGCCACCTGGAGGTGGCGGCCGGCGTGGTGAGTCTGATCAAGGCCGTTCTGTGCTTGAAGCACAAGGCCATCCCGGCGACGCTGCACTTCACCAGCCCCAACCCGGAACTGCATCTCGACGAAACCCCGTTCACCGTGCAAAGCGAATACGGCCCCTGGGAATGGGACGGCGCGCTCAGGGCCGGCGTCAGTTCGTTCGGGGTGGGCGGAACCAACGTGCACGTCGTCTTAGAAGAAGCACCCGTGGAGGCACCGCCGGTCCCGACGGCCGCCAAGCCCGACGGTCCCCACGTGCTGCTGCTGTCCGCAAGAACCGCGGCGGCGCTTGAGGAATCGCGCGCCACCCTGGCCGCGACGCTGGCCGGCCCGGACGGCCCGGACCTGGCGGACGCCGCCTTCACCCTCTCCGGTCGCCGCAAGCACGGCATCGCCATGGCGGCCGTGGTTCACGACCGCGAGCACGCGGCGAAGGTGTTGCGGGCCGCCGAGCACGACAACGTTTTCGTCGGGGAGTCCGTTAGCCACGGTGACGCCGACGAATCGGCGCCCACCCGAGTCGTTTTCATGTTTCCCGGGCAAGGCGCCCAGCACGTCGGGATGGCCCGGGGGCTGTACGACACCGAGCCCGTCTTCGCCGAACACTTCGACACCTGCGTCGCGGGATTCCGCGACGCGATGGGTATCGACCTGAAGGCGGAGATATTCGGCGATTCCACAACGGATTTGGAACGCATCGACCGTTCCCAGCCCGCGCTGTTCACGGTGGAATACGCGCTGGCGAAATTGGTCGACACCTATGGCGTGCGCGCCGGCGCGTATGTCGGATACAGCACCGGCGAATACGTCGCGGCCACCCTGGCCGGAATATTCGACCTCGAGACGGCGATCAAGACGGTGGCCCTGCGCGCCCGCCTGATGCATGAATCCCCGCCGGGCGCCATGGTGGCGGTGGCGCTGGGCGCCGACGAGATCGCGCAGTACCTTTCGCCGGGAGTCGAGCTGTCCGCGGTCAACGACCCCGGCAACTGCGTCGTCGCCGGGCCCAGGGACCAGATTCGGGCGTTCAGCCAGCGTCTCGGCGAGCATGGGATCGTCGCCCGGCGGGTCCGCGCCACGCACGCATTCCATACCAGCTCAATGAATCCCATGCTGGCCGAATTTCAGGAGTTCCTGTCGCGTCAGGAACTGCGCGCTCCGCACACACCGCTGCTCAGCAACCTGACCGGAACCTGGATGTCGGATGCGCAGGCGACCGATCCGGCCAGCTGGGCGCAGCAGATCAGCGCGACGGTCAGGTTCGCCGACGAACTCGGCGTGGTCTTGGCCGACCCGGACCGGGTCCTTGTCGAAATGGGCCCGGGCGGCAGCCTGACCGGCTCGGCGCTCCGTCACCCGAAGTGGTCGGGCAGGCACCGCGCCGTGCGGCTCATGCGTCACCCGGTACAGAACATCGACGACCGGGACGCCTTCTTGCTCGGCCTTGGCCAACTGTGGGCGGCGGACGTGGCGGTGGACTTCTCACCGCTGACCGGATCGGCGACCAGCATCGTCAGCCTGCCCGGCTATCCCTTTGCCCGCGAACGGCATTGGATCGACCCGAAACCCACGGTGTGGGCGGAGGCGCCGGCGGACGCCGACGGTCCTGCCACCGACGGCGACGCCGTTTCCGCCGCGCCGGTCAACGGTCAATCGGCCACCGAGGCGACGCTGCATCGGATCTGGACGCAGTGCTTGGGCGTCGCCACCCTGGACCGAAACGCCAATTTCTTTGAGATGGGCGGCGATTCCCTCATCGCGATCGGCATTTCGACGAGCGCCAACAACGCCGGCTTGGGCGTCACTCCCCAGCATCTGTACGAACACCCGACCGTGGCCGGCCTGGCGGCCGCCCTCGACGCCGAGTTCACCGGCGTGGGGCTGACGGAACCACCGGGCGCCGAGGCGCATTTGCCGGTGCCCGCGAACATCGCCGGCTTCTTCGAACACGGCGTCAGCGAGACCGGCCGCTGGCGCGTCCCGCTGATCTTCCGCCTCGCCCCCGGCGTCACCGTCGAGGACGTCCGGTCCGTGCTCACGGCGCTGGCAAACCACCACGACGCGTTGCGACTTCAGTTCGTCGACCGCGCGGGAACGTGGGAGCAGCGCATCACCGCACCCCAGGAATTCCAGCGCCTGTCCTCGCGAACGCTTCCCGACGACGTGGCCGCCGAGCCCGCCGCGCGGCGCGCGGCGGTCCTGGACGTGGTGGCCGAACTGGTGGCCCAGGACGATCTGACCGCGTCGTTCACCGCGGCCTATGTCGCCGGCGGCCAACACGGCTCCTACCTGATCTTGTCCGCGCACGAGATCATCGCGGACAACGCCTCGCGCGAGATCCTGCTCCTCGACCTCTTCACCGCGTTCACCCAACAACTCGCGGGCGAGGAGATCCTGCTGCCCCCGACCGGCGCCACATGGCGCGATTGGTCGCTGCGATCCGGGACCCTGGCCACACATCCGGCGGTGCTGGACACCTGCGACTTCTGGCTGCGGAACTCGAGTGCGGCGACGCTGCGGCTCAGCGATCGCGAGATCACCGGCCAACCGCGCTTCAGCGACCTGGTGCGGCTGCCATCGGCTCTCACCGTCGACGAGACCGCCGGACTCGACGACGTGCGCCGCAGGCTAAACGTGTCGATGGAGGAAGTCCTGCTGGCCGCGCTGAGCCGAACGATCGCCGAAACCGTCGGCGACGGCGTGGTTTCGGTCGACCTGGAGGGCGCCGGGCGTTCGGTGCTGAGGCCGGACGTCGATCTGCGCAGAACCGTCGGCCGGTTCACCACGGTCTATCCGGCGGCGCTGCAGTGCGCGCCGGACGGCGCCCTGACCGACCTGCTGTCCGCCGCGCGCGACACGGTCAAATCCGTTCCGCATTACGGGGTCGGATACGGGCTGCTGCGCTACGTCTATGCGCCCACCGCGCGGCTGCTGGCCGCGCTGGGCGCCCCGGACATCCACCTGCGGTACATCGGCATGATCCCGCAGCCGCCGGCCGTTGACGC